In a single window of the Littorina saxatilis isolate snail1 linkage group LG3, US_GU_Lsax_2.0, whole genome shotgun sequence genome:
- the LOC138961168 gene encoding uncharacterized protein, which produces MKMMSAENCAHVNVPGNEKADKAAKEAAQGIGASELESSTNTSPELKALGQPHLPLVTPTPLLRCHCASQQRSLSADFGEHIKERVTKNSSSNPYDAHYIKASNFYTVFVSDSERHRNHNHSSQLALDIIVVMRTFILLAVVVAVASAGIAPRPRPDKAPTPDRDAPSRGDRRRGSGSGAGGGSGSGASGYGSSYYAPPPPPPKGDGLDKLDKLFSRVDAVSDQLKTVSEQVVALEARQAVQVRFFDRLVTVTLEALDNTDENQNDRLTQLEAFLTALEDELENELEPAVNSGSRNDNNRAERLALEELLNQETDLDIGQAARIVRLVSITADFKDRLFQIKKNEFELFDDEVERTTQDLNAGQAFDDARTCEVGEITLDDDENTAEVTFQTDFGNQAPQIFLGFKGTSANTNAVEDEKNANGGYGYPGYGQEAEPGPIGTRVTAYTTPKGARLELFGFGIGEARIVTATIQYQVCSIGPGIGVVEH; this is translated from the exons CTGGAGAGCAGTACTAATACTAGCCCAGAGTTGAAGGCACTAGGTCAACCCCACCTGCCCCTtgttacccccacccccctacttcgctgcCACTGTGCCAGCCAGCAGCGGTCACTGAGTGCAGACTTTGGAGAGCATATTAAAGAG CGTGTCACAAAGAACTCCTCATCCAACCCGTATGACGCACACTATATAAAAGCCTCCAACTTTTACACAGTCTTCGTCAGTGATTCTGAACGCCATCGGAACCACAACCACAGCAGTCAACTTGCCCTAGACATCATTGTCGTCATGAGGACCTTCATCCTTCTCGCTGTTGTCGTCGCTGTGGCGAGCGCAGGCATTGCGCCCAGACCCAG GCCTGATAAAGCCCCAACCCCGGACCGAGACGCTCCCAGCCGTGGTGACAGACGCAGAGGCAGTGGAAGTGGCGCCGGCGGAGGCAGTGGAAGTGGCGCCAGCGGCTACGGGAGCAGCTATTAcgccccccctcctccacctcctAAAGGGGACGGGCTAGACAAACTGGACAAGCTCTTCTCCCGCGTGGATG CTGTTAGTGACCAGCTCAAGACAGTATCCGAACAGGTGGTTGCTCTTGAAGCTCGCCAGGCCGTTCAGGTTAGATTCTTTGACCGTCTGGTGACCGTGACTCTGGAAGCCTTGGATAACACTGACGAGAACCAGAACGATCGTCTTACTCAGCTGGAGGCCTTC CTGACTGCCCTGGAGGATGAGCTTGAAAACGAGCTGGAGCCAGCTGTGAACAGCGGAAGCAGGAACGATAACAACAGAGCGGAACGCCTGGCCCTCGAAGAACTCCTGAACCAAGAAACGGACCTGGACATCGGACAGGCTGCGAGAATTGTCAGGCTGGTGTCAATCACCGCGGACTTCAAGGACAGGCTCTTCCAG ATCAAGAAGAACGAGTTCGAGCTGTTTGACGATGAAGTGGAGAGGACCACTCAGGACCTGAATGCTGGTCAAGCTTTCGATGATGCCCGAACCT GCGAGGTGGGAGAGATCACCCTGGATGATGACGAGAACACGGCAGAGGTCACCTTCCAGACCGACTTTGGCAACCAAGCTCCACAGATATTCCTCGGCTTCAAAGGCACCAGCGCCAATACCAACGCCGTGGAGGATGAAAAGAATGCTAATGGGGGCTACGGCTACCCGGGCTACGGCCAGGAGGCGGAACCCGGCCCCATCGGAACCCGCGTCACCGCCTACACTACACCCAAAGGCGCCAG GCTCGAACTCTTTGGATTTGGAATTGGCGAGGCGAGGATTGTCACTGCTACCATTCAATACCAGGTTTGTTCCATCGGCCCCGGCATCGGGGTAGTGGAGCACTAA